In Natranaeroarchaeum aerophilus, a single genomic region encodes these proteins:
- a CDS encoding restriction endonuclease subunit S, with protein sequence MSEEATLDDFTETAEEAESGEDGEQELFGLGEIPAYWTIDSLADIAEIIPGNSPPSSTYNEEGEGLPFFQGNSEFGHFHPKADTWCSDPRKEAEKNDVLMSIRAPVGDLNIADRNCCIGRGLAALRPETVSGLYLFYNLAERRPWLSRLATGSTFKSVTKNDLQLLDVPIPPLSEQRKIATVFHNVDQAIQKTEKTTSQLGRVKEGLSQTLFSEGYRNHSQFKSTKYGEVPESWRVLKLAEITSQIQAGGTPDTNEPEYYGGDIPWVKTGELSQYRVKETEQNITEKGFQESTARLFSPGTILIAMYGATTGEVSLLDIEATTNQACCGVVTTDDMKPEFLFHQLNYLSNHLKSLSAGSGQQNISKGIIEKFDVVVPPVEEQSSIVSVLNSVDESISENKSAKRQYQRLKQGLMQDLLSGTVRTTDTTIEVPDEIAQYG encoded by the coding sequence ATGAGTGAAGAAGCAACCTTGGATGATTTCACCGAGACTGCTGAAGAGGCAGAGTCGGGAGAGGATGGTGAACAAGAACTCTTCGGGTTGGGGGAGATACCGGCATATTGGACAATTGACTCGCTCGCGGATATAGCCGAAATTATCCCGGGAAACTCACCCCCTTCGTCTACCTACAACGAGGAAGGAGAAGGGCTTCCATTCTTCCAAGGCAATTCAGAGTTCGGACACTTCCACCCCAAGGCAGATACATGGTGTTCGGACCCTCGGAAAGAAGCCGAAAAGAATGATGTGCTGATGAGCATTCGCGCTCCGGTTGGGGACCTGAATATCGCTGATAGGAACTGCTGTATCGGGCGTGGACTTGCGGCCCTAAGACCAGAAACTGTCAGTGGACTCTACCTCTTCTACAATCTTGCAGAACGAAGGCCATGGCTTTCCCGTCTTGCTACTGGTAGTACATTTAAATCCGTCACAAAAAACGACCTACAGTTGCTTGATGTTCCGATTCCACCACTCTCGGAACAGCGCAAAATCGCCACCGTATTCCACAACGTTGACCAAGCAATTCAGAAGACCGAAAAAACTACTTCTCAACTGGGCCGAGTAAAAGAAGGTCTGTCTCAAACCCTATTTTCAGAGGGGTACCGAAACCACAGCCAATTCAAATCAACCAAGTACGGTGAAGTACCAGAGAGTTGGCGTGTTTTGAAACTTGCTGAGATAACATCTCAGATCCAAGCCGGTGGCACACCCGATACTAATGAACCAGAGTATTATGGCGGTGACATTCCTTGGGTTAAGACCGGAGAATTGTCGCAGTACCGTGTGAAGGAAACAGAGCAAAATATCACTGAAAAAGGATTCCAAGAATCTACGGCACGACTGTTCTCGCCCGGAACAATCTTAATCGCAATGTACGGGGCAACAACCGGAGAGGTATCTCTGCTTGATATTGAGGCTACAACGAATCAGGCATGTTGCGGTGTTGTTACTACTGATGATATGAAACCTGAATTTTTATTCCATCAACTGAACTATCTCTCTAACCACCTCAAATCGTTGAGCGCAGGGTCAGGTCAGCAGAATATTAGTAAAGGAATCATCGAAAAGTTCGATGTAGTCGTTCCGCCAGTTGAAGAACAGAGTTCAATAGTTAGTGTATTGAATAGCGTGGACGAATCTATCTCGGAAAATAAGTCTGCGAAGAGGCAATATCAGCGCCTCAAACAAGGCCTCATGCAAGACCTCCTCTCCGGAACAGTCAGAACGACCGACACTACCATAGAGGTCCCCGACGAGATCGCACAGTATGGATAG
- a CDS encoding nucleotidyltransferase domain-containing protein: protein MNRKTVRSGDGCEGTYVCLPIPLGDREAFRHRATADILHILADNPDRAFSNRELHRLTDRGMSSVNAAVLSLEALGIIRVDRDGRSNAVQIHPERFVRSDDPVTTIPQTEFHDPVRTVRDRLVERIGEQAAIVLFGSVARGEADRASDIDVFVIVGDGRMAAQRAAHSIEDEITSEQFDGDRFEPHIVVETRESAVTHDRIRTVLVEGITLQDAPVLDAVKQEVFANGT, encoded by the coding sequence ATGAACCGCAAAACAGTTCGGTCGGGAGATGGATGTGAGGGAACGTACGTTTGCCTCCCGATTCCACTCGGTGATCGCGAGGCGTTCCGACACCGCGCAACAGCTGACATCCTCCATATACTCGCTGATAACCCGGACAGGGCGTTCTCGAATCGGGAACTCCATCGATTGACGGACCGCGGAATGTCGAGCGTGAACGCCGCCGTTCTCTCGCTCGAAGCCCTCGGTATCATTCGCGTCGATCGCGACGGACGGTCAAACGCCGTCCAGATTCACCCGGAGCGATTCGTTCGCAGCGATGATCCAGTTACCACGATCCCACAGACCGAGTTCCACGACCCAGTGCGAACTGTTCGGGATCGGCTTGTAGAGCGTATTGGTGAGCAGGCAGCCATCGTGTTGTTCGGAAGTGTCGCCCGCGGCGAGGCCGACCGGGCAAGCGATATCGATGTCTTCGTTATCGTTGGTGATGGCCGCATGGCAGCACAACGAGCGGCCCACAGTATCGAGGACGAGATTACGTCGGAACAGTTCGATGGTGATCGATTCGAGCCGCACATTGTCGTCGAAACGCGGGAGTCAGCAGTAACACACGACCGAATCCGTACCGTACTGGTGGAGGGGATCACGCTTCAGGACGCCCCGGTTCTCGACGCGGTGAAACAGGAGGTGTTCGCGAATGGGACTTGA
- a CDS encoding type I restriction endonuclease subunit R: MVSTPNEGGVERSLLSWLDGVGWETHGKDGGQGAKVLDETHDRKQKEVIYWDLLEEQLIALNDEITEDNVGTFTTSLRRDLDHDNLLAGNQHFHELLTKGKTFTVQTDKNGKETVYVDLIDFETPEANRFHAVNQFSVSRGTTIRPDVTLFVNGIPLVTMELKSLAQDNDYYDAITDLQEYEEDVPRLFVPGLFNVAADTMELRYGAVGAPGEFYEPWNEAPAEYAAEENRMKQATQALCNPGTLLDVLKNFVFFEERPGGDAKIIPRYMQYYAVNRILDRVRRGEHDRGLIWHTQGSGKSFTMLYAAENLLSGSAARNPQVFIIVDTDKLNSQMRDQLANLSLSHWTEAESIDHLQELIEEGSSQLVLTTIQKFQDVEPDVQGNNEVVVMSDEAHRFMEADLGSRLDAALPDSTHFGFTGTPVREGEREKDKNTFREFSPEGEDYLHRYSVKQGIDDGLILPVYFTLRHEMEWEVSEDALDEQFEQEFRGMTTEEKREFIKDNVTSRTMAEIEPRVDRAVEEIDEHYSEKVAPNGWKGMVVTPSRRSAAMYGERLQERRGEDAVEVLYTATKDDPDLIQQFHTENEERDQIVKRFKDPDENPSLLVVHDMLLTGFDAPILKTMYLDRNLKNHNLMQAIARTNRVAENKENGEIVDFQGVFENIDEALDYDAETKAYAARDKEELYDDLIDQLESVVDIFDGIPMDDSQEATNEAVNRISKHPERRQFKQGFRRLQNLYESVAPDRRLIEDGIQDQYKWLSKIQVAFQRTTSGTESPEEDMQEKTREILNENVDVGKIRDDFPTYKLGEEYLEDVEELDNPGVKASQIAHATQDHLHPRMGQNPRYQRLSERVTEIVERWQGKDLSDPEAVEALKSVEKEVLEVEEEAGEEAAERATYAIETHLTEEYDDALEDDENAAELAAAIVETFEDRIDYGYPGWETTQSTEQQITKLVFDVVIKEFDRADLISGSFEDDIRTYLISNYV; the protein is encoded by the coding sequence ATGGTTAGCACTCCCAACGAAGGCGGCGTCGAGCGGTCCCTCCTCTCGTGGCTCGACGGCGTCGGTTGGGAAACTCATGGGAAAGACGGCGGACAGGGGGCCAAGGTCCTTGACGAGACACACGATCGCAAGCAAAAGGAGGTCATCTACTGGGATCTGCTAGAAGAGCAACTGATCGCGCTCAACGACGAGATCACCGAGGACAACGTCGGCACATTCACCACATCCCTCCGGCGGGACCTCGATCACGACAACTTGCTCGCTGGTAACCAGCATTTTCACGAACTACTGACGAAAGGCAAGACGTTCACCGTCCAGACCGACAAGAACGGAAAAGAGACGGTCTACGTTGATCTGATCGACTTCGAGACCCCGGAGGCCAATCGCTTCCACGCGGTCAACCAGTTCTCCGTCTCGCGCGGGACGACGATCCGTCCTGACGTGACGCTGTTCGTCAACGGGATCCCGCTGGTGACGATGGAGCTGAAAAGTCTCGCGCAGGACAACGACTACTACGACGCCATCACGGACCTTCAGGAGTACGAGGAGGACGTCCCCCGGCTGTTCGTTCCGGGGCTGTTCAACGTCGCCGCCGACACGATGGAGCTTCGCTACGGGGCCGTGGGCGCACCGGGCGAGTTCTACGAGCCGTGGAATGAAGCGCCCGCGGAGTATGCCGCCGAAGAGAACCGGATGAAACAGGCGACGCAGGCGTTGTGTAATCCGGGGACCCTCCTGGACGTACTGAAGAACTTCGTCTTCTTCGAGGAACGGCCCGGCGGTGACGCCAAGATCATCCCGCGGTACATGCAGTACTACGCGGTCAACCGGATCCTCGATCGCGTCCGGCGCGGTGAACACGACCGCGGACTCATCTGGCACACGCAGGGATCGGGCAAGTCGTTCACGATGCTCTACGCCGCGGAGAACCTACTCTCCGGAAGTGCCGCCCGCAATCCGCAGGTCTTCATCATCGTCGATACGGACAAGCTCAACAGCCAGATGCGCGACCAGCTGGCAAACCTCTCGCTTTCGCACTGGACTGAAGCCGAGAGTATCGATCACCTTCAGGAACTCATCGAGGAGGGCAGTAGCCAGCTCGTTTTGACGACTATCCAGAAGTTCCAGGACGTGGAACCGGACGTGCAAGGGAACAACGAGGTCGTGGTCATGTCCGATGAGGCCCATCGGTTCATGGAGGCCGACCTTGGGAGCCGACTTGATGCCGCGCTTCCCGACAGTACCCACTTCGGGTTTACCGGAACGCCCGTCCGCGAAGGGGAACGCGAGAAGGACAAGAACACCTTCCGTGAGTTCAGCCCAGAGGGCGAGGATTACCTCCATCGCTACTCGGTCAAGCAGGGGATCGACGACGGCCTGATCCTGCCAGTCTACTTCACGCTCCGCCACGAGATGGAGTGGGAGGTCTCCGAAGACGCTCTCGACGAACAGTTCGAGCAGGAGTTCCGCGGCATGACGACCGAGGAGAAACGAGAATTCATCAAGGATAACGTGACCAGCCGGACTATGGCGGAGATCGAACCCCGCGTGGACCGCGCTGTCGAGGAGATCGATGAACACTACAGCGAGAAGGTCGCTCCCAACGGCTGGAAGGGGATGGTCGTGACGCCAAGCCGTCGGTCGGCCGCGATGTACGGCGAACGCCTTCAGGAGCGCCGCGGTGAGGACGCTGTCGAGGTACTCTACACAGCGACGAAGGACGACCCGGACCTCATCCAGCAGTTCCACACCGAAAACGAGGAACGCGACCAGATCGTCAAGCGATTCAAGGATCCAGACGAGAACCCGAGCCTGCTGGTCGTCCACGACATGCTGTTGACCGGGTTTGACGCCCCGATCCTGAAGACGATGTATCTCGACCGAAACCTCAAAAACCACAATCTCATGCAGGCGATCGCCCGGACCAACCGGGTTGCCGAAAACAAGGAGAACGGCGAGATCGTTGATTTCCAGGGCGTCTTCGAGAACATCGACGAGGCCCTCGATTACGACGCAGAGACGAAGGCCTACGCCGCTCGTGACAAGGAGGAGCTGTACGACGACCTGATCGATCAACTGGAGTCCGTCGTAGACATTTTCGATGGCATTCCGATGGACGACTCGCAGGAAGCGACCAACGAGGCCGTCAACCGAATTAGCAAGCACCCCGAGCGACGGCAGTTCAAGCAGGGATTCCGCCGCCTCCAGAATCTCTACGAATCCGTCGCGCCGGACCGCCGTCTGATCGAGGACGGGATTCAGGACCAGTACAAGTGGCTCAGCAAGATACAGGTCGCCTTCCAGCGCACCACGTCGGGAACGGAGAGTCCTGAAGAGGATATGCAGGAGAAGACTCGCGAGATCCTCAACGAGAACGTTGACGTAGGCAAGATTCGCGACGACTTTCCAACATACAAGCTCGGAGAGGAGTACCTCGAAGACGTCGAAGAACTCGACAATCCGGGGGTGAAAGCGTCCCAGATCGCACACGCCACACAGGACCATCTTCATCCGCGGATGGGGCAGAACCCACGGTATCAGCGACTTAGCGAGCGCGTTACCGAAATCGTTGAACGCTGGCAGGGGAAAGATCTCTCCGATCCTGAAGCGGTTGAGGCGCTGAAGTCCGTCGAGAAGGAGGTACTCGAAGTAGAGGAGGAAGCAGGTGAGGAGGCCGCTGAACGGGCGACCTATGCCATTGAAACGCACCTGACCGAAGAATACGACGATGCTCTCGAAGACGACGAGAACGCCGCGGAGCTTGCGGCCGCTATCGTGGAAACCTTCGAGGACCGCATTGATTACGGGTATCCCGGATGGGAGACGACACAGTCTACCGAACAGCAGATCACGAAACTCGTCTTCGACGTGGTGATCAAAGAGTTCGACCGTGCCGACCTCATTTCGGGATCGTTCGAGGACGATATTCGGACGTACCTGATCAGCAATTATGTCTGA